From Thermodesulfobacteriota bacterium, a single genomic window includes:
- the hypA gene encoding hydrogenase maturation nickel metallochaperone HypA, with translation MHELSIALSILETVGRICREEGHGAVEAVRVRVGKAAGVHPEALAFAFEVARTDTVARAASLIIDEVPVTGRCRACGQEIEADDVLALQCPACGAFSYDLLSGRELELVDMEVVA, from the coding sequence CCATCGCCCTGTCCATTCTGGAAACCGTGGGCCGGATCTGCCGGGAAGAGGGGCATGGGGCCGTGGAGGCGGTGCGGGTGCGGGTGGGCAAGGCCGCCGGCGTCCATCCCGAGGCCCTGGCCTTTGCCTTCGAGGTGGCCCGGACAGACACCGTGGCCCGGGCGGCGAGCCTCATCATCGACGAGGTGCCGGTGACCGGCCGCTGCCGGGCTTGCGGTCAGGAGATCGAGGCGGACGACGTGCTGGCGCTCCAGTGCCCGGCCTGCGGGGCCTTTTCGTACGATCTTCTCAGCGGCCGCGAGCTGGAGCTGGTCGACATGGAGGTGGTGGCATGA
- the hypB gene encoding hydrogenase nickel incorporation protein HypB, with protein MKVKVVANILEANDRLAAENRERFRQAGVFVVNLMGAPGAGKTTLLVETIRRLAGQRRIGVIEGDIAGTHDAERIDALGVPVVQINTGGACHLDANMIRTVLPELPLPGLDLLFIENVGNLVCPAEFQVGEDMKAMVLSLTEGDDKPLKYPLMFRESAALVVNKLDIAPYVDADPEKIRRDAKSLNPNLAIFPVSCRTGEGLADWVHWLAARR; from the coding sequence ATGAAGGTCAAGGTGGTGGCCAACATCCTGGAGGCCAACGACCGCCTGGCCGCCGAGAACCGGGAGCGGTTCCGGCAGGCGGGGGTCTTTGTGGTCAACCTCATGGGCGCACCGGGCGCCGGCAAGACCACGCTCCTGGTGGAGACCATCCGGAGGCTGGCCGGCCAGCGCCGCATCGGGGTCATCGAGGGGGATATCGCCGGCACCCACGATGCCGAGCGGATCGATGCCCTGGGGGTGCCGGTGGTCCAGATCAACACCGGCGGCGCCTGCCACCTGGACGCCAACATGATCCGCACCGTGCTGCCGGAGCTGCCCCTTCCCGGGCTGGATCTGCTTTTCATCGAAAACGTCGGCAACCTGGTCTGCCCGGCGGAGTTCCAGGTGGGGGAAGACATGAAGGCCATGGTCCTGTCCCTCACCGAGGGCGATGACAAGCCCTTGAAGTACCCTTTGATGTTCCGGGAATCGGCGGCCCTGGTGGTGAACAAGCTCGACATCGCGCCCTATGTGGACGCCGATCCCGAGAAGATCCGCCGGGATGCGAAAAGCCTCAACCCCAACCTGGCGATCTTTCCGGTCTCCTGCCGGACCGGCGAGGGCCTGGCGGACTGGGTGCATTGGCTC